In Salinibaculum sp. SYNS191, the genomic window CCCTGGCCTAATCGTCCGCTTCTACGAAACAGATGCCTGCGCCTTGGGCATGGCGCCCTCGGGGTCAGTCATCTGCCTCTGCGAACCGGACGCTGATGGGGGTCGGCAACGGGCAACCACCCTGGCCTAATCGTCCGCTTCTACGAAACAGATGCCTGCGCCTCGGACACGGCGTCCTCGGGGTCAGTCATCTGCTTCGGCCTCCGGCTCTTCCTCGTGCTCCGCCACGAACTCGCCGAGTCCGTCGATGGGCCGGTCTGGAATCATGTCGTTGAGTTCCGCCGGCGCGCCCAGTTGCGCGTCGCTCTCCTCGGGGTCACGCAGTTGCGTCCGCCCGCGGTGGACGGCCACCTCGTCGTTGAGGTGCAGGCCGATTGCCTCAAGCAGCGCCTCCGCCTCAAGGGGCTGGCCCAGCCTGCGCAGGTCCTCGACCTCCGAATCCGGCGGGACGTTGAACGCCCGCTGGGTGATGATGGGCCCCTGGTCCAAGTCCGTGGTCACATAGTGGGCCGTGACGCCGGCGAGGCGGACGCCCTCTTCGAGCGCCTGGAGGTAGGCCTCGGCACCGGGGAAGGAGGGGAGCAGGGAGGGGTGGACGTTGATAATCTGGCTCTCGTAGCGGAAGACGACGTCCGGCGAGAGGATGCGCATGTACCGCGCGAGGACGATGAGGTCGGCGTCGTACTCCGCCAGCAGGTCGAGCAGTTCGCCCTCGTCGGGGTTGCCGTTGTCGTCGCCGATGTCGTGGAAGGGCACGTCGTACTTCTCGGCGAGCGGTTCGAGGTCGGAGTGGTTCCCGATGACGACGCTGACCTCGGCCTCGATGTTGCCGCTGGCCCAGGCCTCGAAGATGGCCTCCAGACAGTGCGATTCCTTCGTCACGAGGACGGCAATCTGCTGGGTCTCGCGCTCGGTGGGGAACTGCACCTGCACGTCGACGCCAAGTTCCTCCCCGAGTTCGTGGAGGTCGGTCCGCAACTTCTCCTCCGTGCAGACCATCTCGGCCGTGTCGACGTGCATCGTCATCCGGAAGATGCCCTCCCGGACGGCCTGGTCCAGGTCCTCGATGTTGATGCTCCGCTCGAACAGCAGGCTCGTCACCTCGGCGATGAGCCCGGTGTCGTCCTCGCCGACGACGGTAATCTTCGTGAACTCGCGGGTCATCGTACCCACCCCGCGACGGTCGCGTGCGCAGTCATTGTGCGACGGGAAGGCGGCCGAGCGTCAAAGTCTTTCGTTTCACGCGGATTCCGGCACGAACCTCTTTGTAGCCCCGCCCACAACGTGCCCGACAGTGACCGACGGCGACGACATCACGGTGCTGTGCGTCGACCCCGAGACGGCGACCGCGGACACCGTCGCCAACAGGGCCGAAATCCGCGCCGTCCCGGCCGAAGACGTCGCTGCGGGCCGGGAGGCCGCTGCGGCGACCGACGTCGACTGCGTCGTCGCCGAGTACGACCTCCCCGACGGGACCGGATTCGACGTCTTCGAGGCAGTCCGGGAGAGCCACCCCAACGCGGCGTGTATCCTCTACACCGAGGCCGACCGGGCAGAGATAGACACCGGGGCGTTCCGCGATACCGTCGCGGAGTTCCTCCCGAAGGACAGCCCGAACGCAGGTGACCGCCTCGTCGACATGGTTCACATCGCCGTCGTCGACCGCACGCAGGTCGGCTTTCCCCTGCCGGACGACGAGGACGCCCGTCTCGACGCACTGGCCGCGTACGACGTCGAGTCCTTCGACGCCGTCGAGACCTTCGACCGCCTCTCGAAACTCGTCGCCAGCCACTTCGACATACGCGTCGCGTTCGTCGGCCTCCTCCACGAGATCGAGGAGCGCTTCGTCGCCTGCCACGGCGCGGACTGGGAGACGCTCGACCGTGAGGACTCCATCTGTACGTACGCCATCCTCGACGACGAGGTGACCGTCATCGAGAACGTCCAGGCCGACCCCCGCTTCGCGTACAACGAGACGCTGAAGGAACTCGAAATCCGCTCGTACGCGGGCGCGAACATCACGACGCCGGACGGGACGGTCATCGGCGAACTCTGTCTCGTCCACGACGAGCCACGCAGCTACGACGACGCGGGCCTCGCCGACCTCCAGCGCTTCGCCGAGGAAGTCTCCGAGCAACTCGAACTCCGGCGACGACTCGCAAGCGGGGAGGACGAGCGATGAGTCAGGTCGACGGGACGACCTACGAGTTCGAGGGCCTCCCGCTGGAACCGGTCGACGCCGGGACGAACCTGCTGGTCACCGGGCCGCCCCTGGGCGGGACGCGCCGGCTGGTGATGCAACTGCTCCACTGTGGCCCCTCGGAGGGACTGCTCCTGGTGACTACGGAGACCGGCGGTGGGGACGTCATCGACGCCTACGAGCGCGACGCCACCCGCTACGTCGACTCCCGGATGGCGGTCGTCGACTGCACGGAGCCGGGCCAGGACGACGAGGCCCGCAACGTCCACGCGGTCGCCGCGCCGAGTGACCTGACCGGCATCGGCATCGCCTACTCGTCGCTGTACGAGCGGCTGTACGGGCTGGGAATCGAGCGGGTCCGCACCGGGCTGGTCTCGCTCGCGCCGCTTCTGATGTACGCCGAGGAGGTCCAGCCGCTGTACCGGTTCCTCCACACGGTGACCGGCCGCATCCGCACGGCCGACGGGCTGGGGGTCTCGGCGCTGGACCCGGAGTCACAGGACGAGCGGACGTTCCGGACGCTGACCCAGCCCTTCGACGGCAGAGTCGAACTGCGCGAGCGCGACGGCACGCACGAACTGCGCTGTCGCGGGCTCCCGGACCAGCCAGACGGCTGGCAGCCGCTCGACCTCTAGCGGTCCCGGGTGCGGGATGGCGTCACCGCATCGCCTCCGACTCGGGGTGTGACACCTCCCTCGAACGGCCCGTTTCCGGAGCCAATCACAAGCGTTTTCGCCGCCCGCGTTCGTGTCTCGACCGATGACCGCCTACACCGCGACCGTCACTGTGCGGCTCAAGGCCGGGGTCCTCGACCCCGAGGCCGAGACCACACAGCGTGCGCTCGAACGCCTCGGGTTCGAACTCGCGGACCTGCGTTCGGCCGACCGCTTCGAACTCGACCTGGAGGCCGACAGCGCCGACGCCGCCCGCGACCGGGCCGAGGAGATGACCGAGCGCCTGCTCGCCAACCCGACCATCCACGACTACGAGGTCGACGTCGCCGAGCGATGACCGACTCAGTACACACGCCGACGACTCTCGGGTCCCACGCGGGGTGGTCACTGTGACGGTCGCCGTCGTCCAGTTCGGCGGCTCGAACTGCGACCGCGACACCGTCCAGGCCCTGGAGTCGCTTGGCATCGACGCCGAACTCGTCTGGCACGAGGACGGCCTGCCCGCGGACACCACGGGCATCGTCGTCCCCGGCGGCTTCTCCTACGGCGACTACCTCCGCGCCGGCGCGATGGCCGCCCGCTCGCCCATCATGGCCGAGGTCCGCGAGGCCGCCGCGGCCGGCACGCCGGTGCTGGGCATCTGCAACGGCGCACAGATCGGCTGCGAGGCGTCGCTGACGCCCGGCGCGTTCACGACCAACCGCAGCGCACGCTTCCAGTGTGAACACGTCCACGTCCGCGTCGAGAACGCCGACACTCCCTTCACCCGAGCCTACGAGGAGGGCGACGTCATCGAACTCCCCATCGCCCACGGCGAGGGCCGGTTCGAAATCGACGACGCGGAACTGGACGACCTGGAGGACGACGACCGAATCCTCTTCCGGTACTGCGACGAGAACGGCGAGGTCACCGACGGCGCGAACCCCAACGGCTCGAAACACAACGTCGCGGGCGTGTTGGGCGAACACGACCACGTCGCCGTGTTGATGCCCCACCCCGAACGCGTCACGCTCGCGGACGTCGGCCCGACCGACGGCCAGGGCGTCCTCCGCGGCTTCGCGGAGTGACCCAGGGGCATTTGCCGAGTCTGCAACCGCCCGTCCACTTTTAAGCGAACGGGGTTCAATCGCCCGACTAGAGCATGACGGACCCTGCTGTACTCGTCGAGTCGCTCCGGAAGCAGTACGGAAGCGTCCGGGCACTCGACGACGTGACGTTCGAGGTCGAGCGCGGCGAGATATTCGGGCTGGTCGGTCCCAACGGGGCCGGCAAGTCGACGACGCTGCGAATCATGTCGACGCTGCTGAGCGCCGACGCCGGCCGCGTGGTCGTCTGCGGTGCCGACGTCGAGGAAAACCCCAACCAGGCACGCGCCGCACTGCGGTACGTCCCCGAGGAGGCCGGGGCCTACGAGAACTTCTCCGGCCGGAAGTACCTCCATTTCGTCGCCTCCTTCTACGCCGACGACCCCGAGCCGATGGTCGAGCGGGCGGTCGAAATCGCGGACCTCGGTGACCGCATCGAGAGCAAGACCAGCGAGTACAGCAAGGGCATGACCCGCAAGCTCTTGCTCGCCGCCGGGCTGATGACGGAACCGGAACTGGCGATTCTCGACGAGCCCACCTCGGGCCTGGACGTGCGCAACGCCCGCCAGATTCGCGACACCATCAAAGAGTACCCCGGCAGCGACCGCAGCGTCATCCTCTCCTCGCACAACATGCTGGAGGTGGAGTACCTCTGTGACCGGGTGGGCCTGCTCAACGAGGGCCGCATCGTCGACACCGGCTCGCCGTCGGAACTGGTCGCGTCCTACGGCACCGAGAACCTCGAAGACGCCTTCCTGGAGGCCACAGCATGAACACGTTCTTCCGGCTCGTCTGGAAGGAGATGCGCGAGTTGCTGCGCCCGCAGTACATCCTGCCCATCCTGTTCGTCCCCATCATCTTCATCGCGCTCGGGCAGGGCTTTGGCGGCCTGGACGAGGCGGCCTCGGAGCCGCCCGAAGTCGGCGTCCTCGACGACGACGACGGCCGCTACGGCGACCTGGTCGAGGCGACGTACAACGCGAGCGCGGACGTGGTCTACCGCGGCAGCGGCACCGACCCGGAGGCGGCACTGAACGCGACCGAGGACGGGGGTGGGACGGCCCTCGTGGTGATACCGGAGAACTTCACCGAGCGCATCGAGGCGGGCCAGCGCGGGCAGGTCCGGCTGTACTCGGTCGTCGACAGCGTGAGCCTCACCGGCATCGCCTCCACGGGGAAAGTCGAGACCATCCTCCAGTCCGCCAGCGCCCAGATTACGCTCAACGTGACCGGGGCCACCGCCCAGGAACTTAGCCCCGTCGAGACCAGCTACACCACCGACGTCAAGGGCACCCGCATCAGCCAGTCCCCCGGCGTGCTCTCCGGCGCGTTCACCTCGCAGTTCCTGTTCGTCCCCGTCATCATCATGCTGGTCATCGTCTTCTCCGGCCAGATGGTCATCAACTCGATGGGGATGGAGAAAGAGCACAAGACGCTGGAGACGCTGCTGACGATGCCGGTCAAGCGCCGGACCATCGTCGCGGCGAAACTGGTGGGGAGCGCCGCCATCGGACTCCTCGCCGCCGGCGTCATGACGTTCGCGCTCAGCGAGTACCAGTCGGGCATCACCGGCGGTGGGGGTGGCGGCCTGCCCGCTGCCTTCAGCCTCGGGACGGCCGACTACGCGCTCGTCGGCGTCGCCATCTTCTTCGCCGTCGTGGGCGCGCTGGCGCTGGCACTCGTGCTCGGCATCTTCGCCGGGGACCGCCAGGGCGCGCAGATTCTGCTGCTCCCGCTGTCGATTCTCGCTATCGGACCCGCCTTCGCGACGATGTTCACCGACTTCACAACGCTGTCGCTGCCGCTGCAGGCAGTACTGTTCGCGATTCCCTTCACCCACCCGGTCATCGCGTCGAAACAACTGATGTTCGGCGACCCGCTGTTCGTCTACCTCGGCGTCGCCTACGAGGCAGTCTTCGCGCTCGGCGCAATCAGTCTCGCCGTGTACGTCTTCAACTCCGACCGGGTCGTCACGGGCAGCGCCGGCCGCCTCGGCGAGTGGCTGTCCCGTCTCCAGCGATAGCCGGCCGGACGCTGTACATTTAAACCATGGGAGGAACCAACCTGCACACGATGAACCGCCGCCACCTCCGCGTCGCCCTCCTCGCCGCGCTCGTGCTCTCGGTGAGCGTCGTGGCCTACGGCGCGGCCACCGCAGAGCGCTCCGGCACCGCCGCGGACGTCCCGACGGCCCCGCCGCGCGAGAACGTGACCGTCGCCACCGAGTCGGCCCGGTACGGCACCATCATGGCCTGGCACCCGAACGGGAGCCGGTTGTACTACGACGACGCGCGCACGAAGTACTTCGACGTCGACCGCGTCCCGGGGACGATGACCGTCGAGTACGCCGCGACGGACACCATCCACACGGCGGGCCCGACCTGCTCGTCGCCGCCCTGTGCCCTGAACGTCGTCGAGCGGGCGAACCTCACGACCGGCGAGACGGAGGTCGTCTACGCCCGCTACGACGCGAGCCAGCACGCCGCGGAGTGGCACGACCACGAGCGGGTCAACGACACGCACCTCCTGATTGCGGACATGATAGACGACCGCGTGGTGATGGTCGACACCGAGACGGAACTCGTCGAGTGGGCCTGGCAGGCCCAGGCTGCCTTCCCCGTCGAGGGCGGCGGCCCCTTCCCGGAGGACTGGGCGCACCTCAACGACGTGGACCTCCTGCCCGACGGCCGCGTGATGGCGAGCCTTCGCAACCAGGACCAGGTGGTCTTCATCGAACCGGGCGAGGGAATCCAGGAGAACTGGACGCTGGGCGCGGAGGACGACCACGACACCCTCTACGAGCAACACAACCCCGACTACATCCCTGCGTCCGAGGGCGGGCCCGCGGTCGTGGTGGCGGACTCGGAAAACGCCCGCATCGTCGAGTACCAGCGCGAGAACGGCACCTGGACGCGGACGTGGGAGTGGTCGGACAGCCGCATCCAGTGGCCCCGCGACGCGGACCGCCTCCCGAACGGCAACACGCTGGTCGCCGACACGCACGGCAGCCGCCTGCTCGAAGTCGCCCCGAACGGCTCCGTCGCCTGGTCGGTCCCGCTTGCTCACCCCTACGACGTGGAACGGTTCGGCACCGGCGAGGACAGCACCGGCGGCGAGAGCGCGGCCAGCCTCGGGCTGACTTCCCGGACCGGCGGGAGCGGGGCCGACGGCGGAGGCGGCCCCAGCCTGCTCGGGGGAGTCAGTGACTTCGTCAAGAGCCTGGCACCGACGTGGGTCGTCAACGGCGTCCTCTACGTCGCGCCGGTCTGGATGGGTCGCGAGCAGTTCTTCGCGGTGGGACTGGGACTGGCCGTCGCCGTCGTCTGGCCGGTGCTCGAACTGCGCTGGCGGTTCCCGGACGTGGGGCTGCGGCTCCCGGTCTACCGCGAGCGCCGCGACGCCGAGGTCCGGGCCGACGGCGACGAACCGGCCGAGGACGCGGAGTGAGGCCGGCGGCCGCCAGCCTGTCACCGTCTTTATCAGCCTCCGCGGCGAGGCTCCCGCTGTGAGCGCCTATCCCGGTGGACACGCGGGCTTTCTCGCGGTGGCGCTGGCGACGCACGCGCTGGTCGGGTACGCTCTGGGTGCGGTGCTGTTCGACCGAGCCGGCGCGGGCCTGGTGGGTGGCGTCGTCGCGGACGTCGACCTCCTGGTCCCGGCGTCGGTCGGGCCGCCCTTCGCCCACCGCGGCGTCACCCACAGTGCGCTCGCCCTCGGCGTCGCGACGGCCGTGGGACTCCGATTCGGCCGCGCGACGGCGGGCGGCGTCTTCGTGGGCTACCTCTCGCAACTGCTCGTCGACGCGACGACGCCGATGGGGATTCCGATTCTCTCGCCGCTCTCCGGGACGTACGTCGGCGTCGACCTCGACCCCGGCGGTCACTCACTTCCCGTGACCGCAGCGCTGTGGGTCGCGTGCCTGGGGCTGCTGTGGTCGCGGGGGAAACTCGACCTCCCGGGACGATAGCGCGACGGGCGCTGTCGCTCCGTCACGTCGAGGGGATAGGAAGGGAACGAGGGCTGGAGCGTGTGACACTCCGGCCGGGCGTGTACTCCGACAGGATTGGGCTCCCAGCCCTACACCACCGTAGACGGGGGAGATACTAATAGGCGGGCCTACCGCGGTGAAAGTGAAAGTGTGGGACAGCGGCGGGATGTGCCAGTCGTTGACGCAGCACTCTGTAAATGCGTTCCGGTACTCGGGTGAGTCTGCGACGCGCCCGTTCGTGTTGGTTTCCCTGCATATCCGGCAGACTTAGGGTGGCAGTGGCCGATGGTCTCAGCCATGGTCTACGACCTGGACTCGATAGCGACGGTCGGCGTCGTCGGCGCGGGAACGATGGGCAGTGGCATCGCGCAGGTGTCGGCGATGGCCGGGTACGACGTCGTCATGCGCGACGTCGAGGACGACCTCGTCGAGAGCGGCTTCGAGACTATCGAGCGCAGTCTCGACAGGCTGGTCGAGAGCGACCGGCTCTCCGACGAGCAGGCCGGTGCCGTCACCGACCGCATCGCCGGGACGACCGACGCCGCGGACCTCGCGGACTGCGACGTCGTGGTCGAGGCCGTCGTCGAGGAGATGGAGGTCAAGCAGAACATCTTCGCGGACCTCGACGACCGGACGGCGGCGGGGACGGTGCTGGCGACGAACACGAGCACGCTCTCGATTACGACGATAGCGAGCGCGACCGAGCGCCCGGAGGACGTCGTCGGAATCCACTTCATGAACCCCGCGCCCGTCATGCGCGGCGTGGAGGTCGTCGTCGGCGAGAAGACCGCCGACGCGGTGGTCGACTTCGCCCACGCCTTCGCGGAGGACCTGGGCAAGACGACCTGGGAGTCCGACGACAAACCCGGCTTCGTCACCAACCGCATCCTGATGCCCTGGCTCAACGAGGGCATCCGCGCCTTCGACGAGGGCGTCGCCACGAAGGAGGACATCGACACGGGGATGCGACTCGGGACGAACGTGCCGATGGGGCCGCTGGAACTGGCCGACCACATCGGTCTCGACGTGGTTCTCCACGCCAGCGAGACGCTGCACGAGGAACTGGGCGACCGCTACAAGCCGGCCTACCTGCTCAAGCGGAAGGTCGAGGCGGGCGACCTCGGGAAGAAGACGGGCGAAGGCTTCTACGAGTACGAGTAGACTACCGGGAAAGCGGCATCGAGTAACTCCGCTCGCGTTCGCAGACGACCTCCCAGGTCCGCTCGCACTCGCAGGACACCTGCTCGAAGACCGACGGGTCCTGCCGGAGGTCGAAGTCCTTGATGGCGCGCTGGACGCGGTCGTCGCAGTCGCCGCAGTTGTGCGGGCCGCGGTCGCTGCCGTGACCGACGGGGTCGGAGACGACGATGACATCGGCGTCGGCGGTCGATTCGAGCACGTCAGCGACGCTCCAGAGCCACGGCGGCCGGTAGCCGTCGCCGTGGTAGAGGTCCTCGACCATCGTGTGTCGCTGGACGTTGCAGGGGTTCATCGAGACGGTGTGACAGCCCTCCACGTCGGCGCACTTTCGGACGGACCGTTTCATGTCCGCGACGGCCTCGGACTCCGTGAGGAACGGCGGCTTCATCAGGAGGTAGGCTTTGATGCCGGCGCCGGCGTCGCGTGCGTCGGCGGCCGCGCGCTCGAACTCCGAGAACTCGAAGTACTTGTTCACGCAGTCCCGGCGCACGCGGTCGGTCGCCGTCTCCAGGCCGACGGCGACGTCCGTCTCCAGTCCCTGGTCGGTGAAGTCGGTGATCTTGTCGTGGTCGACGAAGTCGGGCAGGGACTCGACGACGATGCGCTCGCGGTCGGCGAAGGTCTCGGCGATGGCCCGCCGCGTTTCTGCGGGCACCTCGCGCTCGTCGAGGAAGGACCCGGAGGTGTAGATTTTGATGAGTCCAGCCGGTTCGTCGGCGTTGTCGGCCTCGTGGTCCAGGCAGGCGTCGATTTGCGCCATGAGGTCCTCGTGGCTGACGCTGCCGCCCTCGACGGACTCGGCGACGTAGCCGCACATCGTACAGCCGCCGGCGCGGGCCCAGCGACAGCCGCCGGTGTTGAGGATGATGGTCAGGGAGTCGTAGATGCCGT contains:
- a CDS encoding formyltetrahydrofolate deformylase, which codes for MTREFTKITVVGEDDTGLIAEVTSLLFERSINIEDLDQAVREGIFRMTMHVDTAEMVCTEEKLRTDLHELGEELGVDVQVQFPTERETQQIAVLVTKESHCLEAIFEAWASGNIEAEVSVVIGNHSDLEPLAEKYDVPFHDIGDDNGNPDEGELLDLLAEYDADLIVLARYMRILSPDVVFRYESQIINVHPSLLPSFPGAEAYLQALEEGVRLAGVTAHYVTTDLDQGPIITQRAFNVPPDSEVEDLRRLGQPLEAEALLEAIGLHLNDEVAVHRGRTQLRDPEESDAQLGAPAELNDMIPDRPIDGLGEFVAEHEEEPEAEADD
- a CDS encoding GAF domain-containing protein, which gives rise to MTDGDDITVLCVDPETATADTVANRAEIRAVPAEDVAAGREAAAATDVDCVVAEYDLPDGTGFDVFEAVRESHPNAACILYTEADRAEIDTGAFRDTVAEFLPKDSPNAGDRLVDMVHIAVVDRTQVGFPLPDDEDARLDALAAYDVESFDAVETFDRLSKLVASHFDIRVAFVGLLHEIEERFVACHGADWETLDREDSICTYAILDDEVTVIENVQADPRFAYNETLKELEIRSYAGANITTPDGTVIGELCLVHDEPRSYDDAGLADLQRFAEEVSEQLELRRRLASGEDER
- a CDS encoding DUF7504 family protein, producing the protein MSQVDGTTYEFEGLPLEPVDAGTNLLVTGPPLGGTRRLVMQLLHCGPSEGLLLVTTETGGGDVIDAYERDATRYVDSRMAVVDCTEPGQDDEARNVHAVAAPSDLTGIGIAYSSLYERLYGLGIERVRTGLVSLAPLLMYAEEVQPLYRFLHTVTGRIRTADGLGVSALDPESQDERTFRTLTQPFDGRVELRERDGTHELRCRGLPDQPDGWQPLDL
- the purS gene encoding phosphoribosylformylglycinamidine synthase subunit PurS, producing MTAYTATVTVRLKAGVLDPEAETTQRALERLGFELADLRSADRFELDLEADSADAARDRAEEMTERLLANPTIHDYEVDVAER
- the purQ gene encoding phosphoribosylformylglycinamidine synthase I, encoding MTVAVVQFGGSNCDRDTVQALESLGIDAELVWHEDGLPADTTGIVVPGGFSYGDYLRAGAMAARSPIMAEVREAAAAGTPVLGICNGAQIGCEASLTPGAFTTNRSARFQCEHVHVRVENADTPFTRAYEEGDVIELPIAHGEGRFEIDDAELDDLEDDDRILFRYCDENGEVTDGANPNGSKHNVAGVLGEHDHVAVLMPHPERVTLADVGPTDGQGVLRGFAE
- a CDS encoding ABC transporter ATP-binding protein, with the translated sequence MTDPAVLVESLRKQYGSVRALDDVTFEVERGEIFGLVGPNGAGKSTTLRIMSTLLSADAGRVVVCGADVEENPNQARAALRYVPEEAGAYENFSGRKYLHFVASFYADDPEPMVERAVEIADLGDRIESKTSEYSKGMTRKLLLAAGLMTEPELAILDEPTSGLDVRNARQIRDTIKEYPGSDRSVILSSHNMLEVEYLCDRVGLLNEGRIVDTGSPSELVASYGTENLEDAFLEATA
- a CDS encoding ABC transporter permease; the protein is MNTFFRLVWKEMRELLRPQYILPILFVPIIFIALGQGFGGLDEAASEPPEVGVLDDDDGRYGDLVEATYNASADVVYRGSGTDPEAALNATEDGGGTALVVIPENFTERIEAGQRGQVRLYSVVDSVSLTGIASTGKVETILQSASAQITLNVTGATAQELSPVETSYTTDVKGTRISQSPGVLSGAFTSQFLFVPVIIMLVIVFSGQMVINSMGMEKEHKTLETLLTMPVKRRTIVAAKLVGSAAIGLLAAGVMTFALSEYQSGITGGGGGGLPAAFSLGTADYALVGVAIFFAVVGALALALVLGIFAGDRQGAQILLLPLSILAIGPAFATMFTDFTTLSLPLQAVLFAIPFTHPVIASKQLMFGDPLFVYLGVAYEAVFALGAISLAVYVFNSDRVVTGSAGRLGEWLSRLQR
- a CDS encoding arylsulfotransferase family protein; this translates as MNRRHLRVALLAALVLSVSVVAYGAATAERSGTAADVPTAPPRENVTVATESARYGTIMAWHPNGSRLYYDDARTKYFDVDRVPGTMTVEYAATDTIHTAGPTCSSPPCALNVVERANLTTGETEVVYARYDASQHAAEWHDHERVNDTHLLIADMIDDRVVMVDTETELVEWAWQAQAAFPVEGGGPFPEDWAHLNDVDLLPDGRVMASLRNQDQVVFIEPGEGIQENWTLGAEDDHDTLYEQHNPDYIPASEGGPAVVVADSENARIVEYQRENGTWTRTWEWSDSRIQWPRDADRLPNGNTLVADTHGSRLLEVAPNGSVAWSVPLAHPYDVERFGTGEDSTGGESAASLGLTSRTGGSGADGGGGPSLLGGVSDFVKSLAPTWVVNGVLYVAPVWMGREQFFAVGLGLAVAVVWPVLELRWRFPDVGLRLPVYRERRDAEVRADGDEPAEDAE
- a CDS encoding metal-dependent hydrolase codes for the protein MSAYPGGHAGFLAVALATHALVGYALGAVLFDRAGAGLVGGVVADVDLLVPASVGPPFAHRGVTHSALALGVATAVGLRFGRATAGGVFVGYLSQLLVDATTPMGIPILSPLSGTYVGVDLDPGGHSLPVTAALWVACLGLLWSRGKLDLPGR
- a CDS encoding 3-hydroxyacyl-CoA dehydrogenase family protein, yielding MVSAMVYDLDSIATVGVVGAGTMGSGIAQVSAMAGYDVVMRDVEDDLVESGFETIERSLDRLVESDRLSDEQAGAVTDRIAGTTDAADLADCDVVVEAVVEEMEVKQNIFADLDDRTAAGTVLATNTSTLSITTIASATERPEDVVGIHFMNPAPVMRGVEVVVGEKTADAVVDFAHAFAEDLGKTTWESDDKPGFVTNRILMPWLNEGIRAFDEGVATKEDIDTGMRLGTNVPMGPLELADHIGLDVVLHASETLHEELGDRYKPAYLLKRKVEAGDLGKKTGEGFYEYE
- a CDS encoding archaeosine biosynthesis radical SAM protein RaSEA, whose amino-acid sequence is MSKPSPDVYEQGRGMDAHNSVMREIRARKDETYDPREPTRVWLDEDNTPDGIYDSLTIILNTGGCRWARAGGCTMCGYVAESVEGGSVSHEDLMAQIDACLDHEADNADEPAGLIKIYTSGSFLDEREVPAETRRAIAETFADRERIVVESLPDFVDHDKITDFTDQGLETDVAVGLETATDRVRRDCVNKYFEFSEFERAAADARDAGAGIKAYLLMKPPFLTESEAVADMKRSVRKCADVEGCHTVSMNPCNVQRHTMVEDLYHGDGYRPPWLWSVADVLESTADADVIVVSDPVGHGSDRGPHNCGDCDDRVQRAIKDFDLRQDPSVFEQVSCECERTWEVVCERERSYSMPLSR